GACAGAATAGCAGAACAAACGCAAGCGCGTCCGGTACAAAGCCGAGGAGCGGCACCTTGCCCCACCCGTGTTGTCGCATCCCTGGTCCAGCGCCGCCCTCACCCCCTTTTCATATCTGACTATCAGTCACGTTCCTACGATCCGTCAAACGCAGTGAAAAAAATAATCGCCCCTCATCCCTCGAGAGACGAGCTCCCGTAAGCCAGTATCGATTCCTCCTCAAAGACCTCTTTCCGGATTCGTGCCACAGTCTTTCCGTAATCCCACTCCGATGACAACGGCTTCCACCCGTAGCCGTCGCCCAGAACATGGCAATTCTTGAAGATTGCCGCGTACGGATCGCGCAAACCAAGGTGATCAAGTGGCGCGCCGCCAAGTATCGCCGCGAAACCGCCGTCCGTGATGGCCCAGAGTCCGAAGGTGATTTCCTGGGGCGAATCATCCGGCCGCAATACCAGGTCTCCGCACGCGACCGCTTCCTGAACCAATCCAATGAGAATCTCGTTTACCGCGATGTCCGACGTCTTGAGATCGGGTTGTCTCTCGGCGGGTATCTTTTCAATGATGGACTCGGCGTTCATGATCTCCCAGATGCGGACGTCGTCGGGATACAGGCGCGCGTGCAGCTCTACGCCTACGCCGACGGCCACCACGCGCTCACGGGGGCGTCCGTCAAAGGCCGCCCCACGGGCAATCAGGTCGAGCCGCTGCTTGCGAGAACGCTTGCCGAGTTCGAGTATCAATTCCTCTTTGCAGCCAAAATGGAGATAGATGGTCCCCTTCGAATACTCGGTTTCCTCGGCAATGCGGTCCATGGTAAGACCGTGAAACCCTTTATCAAGCAACAAGCGCCGGGCTACTTTAAGGAAAAGGTCTTCCCGCTCGCGGAGTTCCCGCTGTTTTCGTGCATGTACGCTCATGTCTCGATTCTATGACGAAGCGTCAGGGTTTTTCAACCCGTCAAGGCCCCCAATTCCCGGCCGGCTCGCGACGGGCGCGGTTCGCCGAAAGTATAGCCAAAATAGCCGGGGTAATGCCAGCGTTCCCGCCGATGTGGGTGCCGTGGATGTGACGCGCACACGCCGTTTCCGGCGGGCACGGAGCAGTGTTTTTCGGGGAAAGAGGCCTTTGGTGTCCCGTCACCGGTCATTCGCCAAGGACAATCTGGGCATACACGATGGTATCGCCTGTGCCCGCCCCGACGAGATCGATGGTATCCGATGGCGCATTTCCGGAGCGGGTGTTTGCCAGCAGAAACGAGCCCAGCGGCAGAGGCATCGGCACAGGGATGAGCGCGCGTTCGGCCTGCGGCGGAAATATGGGCAGGAGATAATTGCCCGGCGCACCATCGATCCCGGCGTAGAGGAGCGCGTACACGTCGCCGTCTGCAGTGACATGGAACCGTGCGCAACCCGGCTGCCGGGTGTCTGTCCCTTCGAAAAGAACGTCCCGGGCGACCACCTGGCCATCGCGCACGACGGCCAGATACAGCGAGTCTATGACCGAAAGTCCGGGGAAGAATTTGTCACGCATGAGTGCGGAACATACAGGCCGTTGGGTGTACAGAATATAGGCGTCGCCATTGGGCGCGATCCAGAGGTCCTGGTTAAAGATGTGGCCCGCGGTGGCGTCTACGTTCGCGATCTCGATGGGCGCGGCGAAATTCCGCGAGCGGATGTCGGGGGTCCACGTGAAGTGAAGTATTCGGAAGACATAGTCCCACGTCTGCTGGGTCTGTTCGAACTTATACGCGGCCCATTCCTTGACGGGTTCCTGGATATCGCCGATGGCGAGGATATAGGCGGCGCTGTTTTTCAGGGCCGCTTGCGGGTAGCACGAGCGAATGGGGAACGTGACCTTGCCCTTGCCCAGAGTCTCGCCTTCCGCAGTCATATGGCACCAGTTCTGCTCGCTCGTCTTGGCGTCAATATTGAGCATGAGCATCTCCTTCGCGTCCCGGTCCGCCGCGAATCCCCGGTAAGAATGGTCCGTAAAACTGGGTTCGCCTTCCCAAACCGGGCTCAGCTTCCGGGTTTCGGCCGGGTTGTCCACGCCGAACTTCAGCAAGTAGGGAGTACAGGGGCCGTACTTGGTTCCGGGAGGTTGCGTGGAGTCGTTGACATTCAGATAGAACGAATCGGGGCCCGTCGTCGCCAGTACGGCGGGTTCACGCTGGCGATACCCCTCCGCCTCGGCGAACACGCTCCACCCGGTCTGGGTTCGCTTGTGCAGCCGCCAGCGGGTGTTGCACAGCAAAGGCACGTCTTTCCCTGTTTCCATCTCCGACACGACAACGGCGTCGCCAACACGACTGACGGTAGTGCAGCCGGAACTCCAGAACGGCCCCGACCCGTTGTTGGCCGGGGTATGGGTGTAGAGCGTTTCTTCGCAGGTAACTTCGATCTTAAGCGCCGCCGGCACGGCGGCGAGAACGTCCGTTGCGGCGGGACCCGCGGCGCCGAGGCCCAGACTTGAAAGCTGCACCTCGTGACTCAAGCGGGCATGGGGTTCGCAGAGCGCCGGGCTGGCCAGCCCGAGAAAGCAACGGGCCATCTCCAACAACACAAGCATAGTCATGGCAATGAATCCTCCTTCCACCCGCCATCGCCGCCGTCGGGGC
This window of the Candidatus Hydrogenedentota bacterium genome carries:
- a CDS encoding TetR/AcrR family transcriptional regulator; this encodes MSVHARKQRELREREDLFLKVARRLLLDKGFHGLTMDRIAEETEYSKGTIYLHFGCKEELILELGKRSRKQRLDLIARGAAFDGRPRERVVAVGVGVELHARLYPDDVRIWEIMNAESIIEKIPAERQPDLKTSDIAVNEILIGLVQEAVACGDLVLRPDDSPQEITFGLWAITDGGFAAILGGAPLDHLGLRDPYAAIFKNCHVLGDGYGWKPLSSEWDYGKTVARIRKEVFEEESILAYGSSSLEG